The sequence below is a genomic window from Fusibacter sp. A1.
GAAGGTTTTAGCATTGAAGCTACTCGTAAATACGTAGACATTCTCGAAGCCTGATTTGTAGATCGTTTGAATCACAAAGTCGACGATCCTCGCAATCGCATTGCTTCCTTGCGCTTTTGGTGTCACTGCGACAGAACGGATACTAGCTCCGAATACCGATGCTGTAGCAATCAATTCGCCTGAATCGTAAAGGCCATAGGTGCTTTCAACAGACCTATCAAGACTGATTCCGCACTCCCCAAGCAGTGCGACGACCTCTGCCCTTCTTACAGGGTCAGTCATATTCACTTGTAGTATTTGACCGTACATAAGATTTCCTCGCAGTTTTCGCAAAAATGAAGACAAAAAAAGATCAGTATATAAAATCAAATCGCTTTGATCTCATATACTGATCTTCTGGGGGTTACCCATCATTAAAAGTATGATTCACTTGTCGGACCGTCACCCTCATTGTCTGAATTTCTCATCAACTTGGTATGACCACTTTTATCTTAAAGGAAAAATTAAAAATATGCAAACGTTTTTCTTACAAAAGATTAAAAATCATTTTTGTCCTGATCGATAAAATAAAAGAACACACTGACCGCTAATAAATCAGCCGCGCCACCATGACTTACCCTGTTAGATTTGCTCCACTTGATGTAGGCGTCATACCTCTCCCTACCGGCATCGGTGGTAAGATGTCCTGATTCAATCACTTCCATCGCCATTTTCTGACTCTGATTCAAGGTCTCCTGATTGTGTCTTCCAATCACATTCGAATCGCTTAAACTAGTGATGATTTTTAAAAGGGCGACTAACATCGCATCATTGATATTCAACCGAGACTCAGTGATTGCTTCGTTTAAGGCGCCATACCCCACAACCCTTGCATGATAATAACCGGACAATGCTTCTCCGCGTGCCCCGAGCAGTCCATATTTCCTGTACTGCCGACCGCCATAGGTTTCTGATTCCTTAAGCTCTACCATACCCAGCTCATTTTTTTCTTTTACATATCGGTGTACTTTTTCACCTACCTGGTCCACCCAATCTTCCCTATACCCATCCTTCAGTACAGCTGCCGCTGCGCAGCTGACAAGACCCAAGGCGTAGATCAGACCCTTATGTGTGTTGATGCCGTTCGTCGACCTGAACATCTCTTTTTCTGCGAGCATGCCCTTGGGTTTGAGCAGATTTAACATTTCATCATCACGATGGTCATCAAGTCCATAGCTGGCACACGTGGTAAAATACGGCCCCAAAACAGAAGCGCTATCCATAAACGTATAATAGTCCATATCATCGTGGGCGCCGGTATCGACCCTGTCCACCAGTCCCGGTTTAGGTGTCGCAGCTACTTCATATAGCAAGGCCTTGACTGCAAGTGCCCCAATTCTCTTATCCATTCGACTTATCATCATCCACACCTCTTTTCATATAATTTTCAAAATAGCACATAAAGAGAAATAATGCAATGCCCTTCATGACTTTATAGAACTTCACTATACTTATCTATTCAATTCTGTATTATACTATAAGCATATCGAATAAAGGAGAATCCTATGAACAAACTCAGCATCAATAGCAAACTGCTCTTATGGACCGCCGTTATGGGAGGGATCGCGTTAGGTTTTGTCTTAATCGGATCACTCACAAGCCCCATCGTCATGATCGCCCTGCAGTCAGTTTATATCATCGGAATTTTTATACTCAACTATTATTCAGTCACCAAACCCAATAAAAAATCCATCTCTTATGTGAGCTCACTCGCAGACGGACAGCTAAAGCTGAACATCTCCTTAAGCGGTTCAAAGGAGTTTAGCGATATTGGAAAAACCTTACGCAAGATCGACGAGAACAACGAGAACATCTTTGACAATGTCATCGTCGCTTCCATCAACACCACAGAAATCGCTCAAAAGCTGATTGAGTTTTCCAGTCAGAATAAATCCAATCTAAAGAATATTTCTGACACCTTCAGTGAGATCGTTGAAAGCAACATCACCATATCCACAGCGATTGATGAAACCAACCATCACCTCAGTGACATCGGCGTGCTGACTCAAAATATCGAAAAGGTCATCGATAACGCGCTGACAGCGGCACAAACTTCAAAAACCGCATCCCTGGGTGCGAATCATAAGATCAACGATACCCTGAACTCTTTTTCTGCTGTCAACCTATCCATTTCAGAAATCAAGGACATCATCATCACCTTGGCTGAAAAATCCCGTAAGATCGATGAGCTATCGACAAATATCGAAGCGATCGCCCAACAGACCAACTTGCTCGCCCTAAACGCATCGATCGAAAGCGCGAGGGCTGGAGAAGCAGGCAGAGGATTCGCAGTTGTCGCAGAAGAAATCCGAAAATTATCTGTCAGCACCGATTCGGCGCTCTCAGAGATTCACGATATCGTCGATCAGGTACTCGATACCATAGAAACCGCCGAGAGCACAGCGGATTCAACGGTTAAAAAGAGTGAAGAGGCTTATGATTTCGCTCAAGCGACGGTTGAAGCCTTATCTCAAATCGAGAAGAATTCGGATAATACAGAAACCATGGTTAAGAGCGCTTTTGATGATCTAAAAACATTGGATTCAAGCCTCAATAAGATCATCTCCAACACGAATCACCTGCACGAACTGTCGATTGACACAAAGGAGCGTTCTACAGAATCGGGGGTGCTCGTTTCGGCCCTAGATGAGAGCTTTAATGTTCTTGACGGATCAGTCAATGAACTTGGCAACTCCTCAGAAAAATTCAATCAGTACGTCATCAACAACACGACGGACAAAACACTCAAAAAGAACTTAGAAGACCTGACAGCCGAGTTCGATAGTCTTCTCGACCAGGACTCGATTGCAAAAGCGCAATATAAGTTCGGCATAGACCAGTTCCAAATACTATCAAGCAAAGGTGTTATCCTAAAGGCGACCGAAAAAGAGGCGATCGGGCTCAATCTTTTCGACTTGTACCCTCCCTATGGAGAGTTCTTTAAGAGCAAATCAAAGACCATCCTGTTCACTCCTATTGTCACACGACTTGATGGTAAATACGCTAGATTCGCAGCAAGCCTAACACCGTCAGGCGATGGACTCATGATCGTCGAATATACCTTTAATCACGTTAAGTAATCCTACACACTTAAAAAGCCATCTATTCTCACGAATAGATGGCTTTGTTTTGGTTATTTATCTGCGATACTGACAGTACGTATTCTTCCCTTGATCGGATTTGTTTTTAAGGCTTCCAATACCAGCATTCCTTTATCATTGAGGATTTCAACATAGGTAGATACGTCAAGAATATTGATGATCCCGATATCACTTGCCTCAATCCCGTCGAGGGCGCACAAGCCGCCAACAAGATCGACAGCACGCATTTTCGTCTTTTTGCCGCCTTTTATATGAAGCTTAAGAATTCCCTTGTTAACTTCACTGCCTTTGGTCTTTTTCTCTTCAGGCAACGAACCCGCCTTCAGGTAAAAGTGTTTTTTCGCTTCCTCGATCAGCTCTTCAAGAGGCTTATCCACTTGTGGAATCTCCCGGCCGATATAGTCGACGATTTCTTCCATCGCAGTTTTTTCATAAGTTGTGACAAAGGTAATCGCCTTGCCTGCCATACCGATTCTTCCGGTTCTTCCGATTCTGTGTACATAGCTCTCCTGCGTGTTTGGAACGTCGAAATTGATGACTAATCCGATATTGTCGATATCGATTCCCCTTGCCGCCACATCCGTAGCAACCAGGTATCTGAACTTGCCGTTTCTAAACTTATCCATCACCTTTAGCCTGTCACGCTGTTCCATTCCACCATGGATCTTATCCGCATTGATACCGTCATCGTTTAGCGACTCACAGATTTCCTCAACCGCCAGCTGAGTGTTGCAAAAGATCATGCAGCTCTCAGGATTTTGAGTGATCAGTACCTGCTCAAGCACATGGCTCTTGTCATTTTGTCTCACACTGATCTGTGTCTGTTCGATACGGCTGATGGCGGGACTTGCATCCTCAATTTCCACATGTACGGCAGACTTCATATATTTTCGGCAGATTCTTTCAATATCATCAGGCATCGTAGCAGATAAGAGAATACTGCTACGACCTTTAGGAAGCGACGAGATGATCTGATCGAGCTGTTCGATGAATCCCATTCTCAGCATTTCATCTGCCTCATCGACTACAAGAAATCTTACTTCAGAAACATCCAGCGTCCCTTGTTTGAGGTGGTCGATCAGTCGTCCGGGAGTCCCCACTACAATATGCGATTTTTGCTTCAGTTGCTTTTCCTGTAAATGAAATGGCGACTTGCCGTAGACCGGTACCACCTTTAAACGCTTGAACCTTCCGATATGGAACAAGTCTTCTTTCACCTGTACTGCAAGCTCTCTTGTCGGAGTAATGACCATAGCCTGAGGCTTGTTCTCATCCCACTCGATCATTTCGCAAAGAGGGATTCCAAACGCCGCCGTTTTTCCACTGCCAGTCTGCGATTTGACGATAATGTCCTTTTTAAGTAAAAAATCAGGTATCACTTTGGCCTGTACTCCTGTAGGATGGTCGAAGCCCATCAGGTCTATGGCTTTTAATATATCTTCACTCAATGTATAATCTTTAAACTTTGCTGTTTTCATTACTTACTCTTTTCTTGTCAAAAGTTGATAGATTCAAGTAATCATTATATCATACATCGATACAAATGCATTAACTAATTAAGATAAGGAAGACTCACTGTGAATACAACCCCTTCGTCGGGCTTGCTTTGACATTCGATTTTGCCACTTAAGACCGTTGTCACCAGATTGTTGATCACGCTCAGCCCTAAGCCGCTGCCTCCATCGCCGTGAGAAGTGGAATAGAAAGGAGTGAATATGTTTGGTAGAACCTCATCCTTGATCCCTCGTCCGTCGTCTGAATAAACCAGTTTTATCTGATCGTTTTCCTTTAATACAGCTATTTTGATATGTCCTTCATCAATGCCTTTAAATCCATGCTGCAACGAATTCATCAAAAGATTGGTGATAATTTGTGAGTACGCCCCGGGATAACTGTTGATTACAATTTCGTCCTCGCATTCCACTTCGATATGGTGGTTTGTACGTTTATAGCTAGCCCTCAAGTTATCAAGCACTTCATTTACATAGCTACCTAAGTTGAACTCCCTCATTCTAAGCCCCGACTGGTCCACTGCCACTTCCTTAAAGTTCTCGATGAGCACGGCGGAGTGTTCCAGATTACGCTGGATAATTGTCGCAGCTTCTTTGATCGACGATAACGCATTCTTAAAATCTTCTTTCTCCAACCTGCCTTGGTTCAAGTCCTCTAGTAAGCAATCCACTTCATGGTTTAGGTATGTGCTTGTCGTAAAGGAGACCCCCACAGGAGTGTTGATTTCATGGGCGACACCCGCCACAAGTTGACTGGTCAAGCTCGTCTTGGCGGTCTGGATAAGTTCCTCTCTTGTTTTTTCAAGTGCATCAAGGGTACTTAACAGTACATCGTTCTTTTCGATCAACTCCGCTTGCGATTCTTCGGTTTCAGCAAGGGATGTCTCAAGCATCTCATTGGTCCGATTCAACTGGTTTGTTCTTTCATTTACAAGATTCTCGAGCGCGTCGTTGAACTTATGAAGCTCGAGTGTGCTGATTCTGATTTCATTGGCCATAAATTTGAATTTTTCTGCAAGTCTGCCTACCTCGTCCTTTGAGTCTATATCGATTGTGGCGTCGTAATCTCCATTAGTGAGTGCCACCATGGCGTTTTCAAGCTTTTTAATCGGTCTTGTGACACTTAAGGCGATGATTGAAGTTAACATCATGAGGATCACAATTTGTATCAATGTATCGTAAATTCTTATTCTTAACAAGTGTTTCAGGTCTTCAATGAGATAATAGTCGGTCGCACCTATTTCAATCCAGCCGATCTGCAACTCATCAATAAAGACCCCCGCCCTATTCTTGATGACATGCTCCACCTGATAAGGCTCACCCTCCTCGTACCTTGCATAGACTTCACCCCTATTCAGATCGGTCACGACAATGCTTGCAACTATTTTTCTCTCAAACATCGCATCTACCAGAGTCTTCACTCCCTGAAGATTATAATTCCATAAGGGATCGGATACGGCAAGCGAAGCTATTTGGCTGGTCAAGATCAGTTCCTCGTCGATTGATTCTGCAATTCGACGTTTATCATCAAGATATCTCATATAACTGATTAGGGTCATGGTGATGATCACAGCAATAATGACAGAAACGGAAAACTTCACCCATATTCTATTTGTTTTAGACATTCTGCTCACCTGTATTATTTCTATCTCGTGCCTGTAATTTGCCTTGATTGCATTATTCATACTATCGTATACCCATTATCGGCAGTCAGCAGACAAAAACAAAACCACTCTTTTGAGTGGTTTAAACGCTTAGTCCAGATCCATGGAATTAAGCAATGTTCTTAGCTCGATGAGCTCCTCTTTACTTAAGGTGACCCCTTTTCCCATTTTTGAATGCTCGGGTGCCCAATCGCGTAAATCATATTTTCCCGGTCTATCGTTCCAGCTTATCCTATTCAGTTCTTTAGACCATCCTTTGCTGTTTTCAGAAACCTTACCGATGGTCTCGAGTATCTCGTATTTCAAATCTGCCATATAAAACTCCTATTTTTCTTTGTTTTGCACAATTGTGATCGATAATGCGCCGACAACCATAATTCCTACTATCACTAAAACTATCAGGACCATAAGTTCTATCACCTTTCGCTTCTAAAGTATTTTCCTATCTCCATTATACTTGAATCCTGTCTTATTAACCAATCGAAACTGTGTTTTATCACTTTGTTCACGCAATTGTAACAATTCGACATATTCACGCATTTGATTTTATGTTAAATTAGTAACGTAGTATCTAAATACTGAGGGGGAAATCATGGTCATTATCAAGTATGTCGTATCGATGGGTCTTTATTTTATTTTTCTTTTAGCACTGGTTGAATTTTTCAGAAAGCATGTCAAAATCGCTCACTTTGCTGTAATAGGGTCCTTATTCACATTACCGCTTTGGATTATCGGCGGCATGCAAGGCTGGTTTCGCTGGGCGAAGAACCTGAGCGTCATCCTACCTACCATATTTGTCGGGATAACAAGGATCGCCTACACTTCGCCTAAAACCACAAGGCTTTATGAAAACTTACGAAAACACTGGGTTTTGGTCGTTCTTTATGGCGTCTTGTTCTTAAATATACTGGAAGCCACGATAAAGGATGTCGCACTCGGAAACTACATGAACGCAATTTGCGGAGCCCTGCTGTGTGTGACGATTCCACTGCCGTTTAAGCGCTGGAAATTCAGCCAAGATACCGGTGATCTTCTCGCTTACACTGCGATTGGATGGAACTTCATGTACACTACATGGAACGCTTGCTTTGTCTACGGAGAAGGAGCGACTTTTTTCGCCAGTTCACTAGTGATTCTACTCGCTGCGGAATTATATCCGGTATTTAAAAAACGACACGAGCTGTATATTATGGCACGTATCTATACCTTGGCGACGCACTTGGTCATCAGGTCGTCTTTCCCAAACCTGTTTCCGACCGTGATGAACGCTTCGACTTGGTTTAACCCAGCTGTTCTAAAAGCATGGGGAACCATCAATATCGTGCTCATGGTCCTCTTTGTCATCTATGAGTTTGGGTATAAGCGATATAAAACCACCATTTAAATGCAAAACCAAGCCACTGTAGAATGCACACTACAGCGGCTTGGTTTTTTTGTCAGTTAATCGATAAATTCATGCAGTATCGATTTCACTTCATCGACTGTACCTGCGCTTAAGACTTCATCGACCAGCTTCTCACAGTCTTTTTTACTTAGTTTTCGTATCATCGCTCTAGTAGGAAGAACAGAGATCGGCGCCATCGATAGTTCATGTATGCCAAGACCGATTAAAAATGGAACCATCATCGGGTCCGATGCCGCTTCGCCGCACATTCCAACCCACTTACCATGCTTTCTGGCAGCTCTAATGACATTTGCAATCAGACTGAGCACGGCTGGATCAAGGTGCTGATAAAGCTCTGTCAAGTTCTCATTCATGCGATCTGCGGCTAAAGTGTACTGAGTCAAATCGTTTGTACCTATGCTGAAAAAGTCCACATGCTTGGCAAACTGCTCAGCAAGTACGGCAGTAGATGGAATTTCAACCATGATGCCGATAGGAATATCCTTGTCAAATGCAGAGCCCTTTTGTTCAAGCTCACTCATCACTTCTTTCACAAGTTCTTTTGCCTGTAAAAACTCGTTGATGGTGGCGATCATAGGAAACATCAATTTTGTCGGTCCATATGCGGATGCTCTCAAAACCGCTCTTAGCTGCTGTTTGAACAATTGGGTTTCTTTGAGACAAATGCGTATCGCACGATAACCTAAAAAAGGATTTAGTTCCGGTTCGATATTCAGGTAATCCACCTGCTTGTCACCGCCTGCATCCAGAGTTCTGATGATCAACGGTTTACCATGCAGTAGCTGAATCGTCTTTTTATAGGTGGCAAATTGTTCCTCTTCAGTCGGTGCGCTTGTTCGATTCATGAATAGAATTTCAGTTCTAAACAGCCCGACTCCTTCACCGTCAAATGATGAAACCAGGCTTGCCTCCTCGGATTTTGCGATATTGCACGCCAGCTCTAACGAGTAACCGTCCAGCGTGATTGTGTCTTTACCGCGCACACCCTCAAGCTTTTGCTTTTCTTCGTATTCATCTGCCATGAGCTTTTCAAATGCTACTTCTTGATCGTCGGTCGGATTAAGGACATACTCGCCTGTGCTACCGTCAAAAGCCAGTTTGGTTACAGATGCCTCCTTAATAGCTGACACTATCCCCTTTGCCCCTACAATCGCCGGTATCCCCATCGTTCTGGCAATAATCGCCGTATGTGAGGTTTTATTGCCCATTTCCGTGATAATTCCTTGAACATAACGTTTGTCGAGCTGAGCGGTATCTGAAGGAACAAGATCGTTTGCAATCAGGATGACTTTGTCATCTTCAATAAAACTTCTTTTTTCCTTACCTAACAAGTGACCGAGTAGTCTTGCAGTTACATCCTTTAAGTCTGTCGCCCTTTCTCTTAGATACTCATCTTCAATCAGTTCGAATAACTTTAAAAAACCGTCTGTAATTCGCACAACTGCAATTTCAGCCGCTACCTGATCCGTCTGAATCATCTCTGTAATTTTTCCAAACCACTCCGGATCGCTTAAAATCATGATATGGGCATCGAATACTTCGGCTTCCTTTTGTCCGATACTAACCGCCGTATGCTCCCTTAAACTAGTGATTTCGACTTCGCATTTAGTTTTAGCATCTCTTAATAAGGTAAGTTCGTCATCAACGCTGACAATGCTTCTTTCTTTTACTTCCACAGGATCAGACTCCCAAAGATAGACTTTTCCTATGGCTATTCCGCCGGATGCAGGTGTCGCTCTCATATTTTCACCTCAAACAAGTTAAGTTAAGTAAAGGCGTACAGAAGCCTGTACGCCTTGCCATTATCATTCGTTAAAGTTATTGTTGAATAACTCTTTTATCGCTTCTACCACATCATTCGCTTGACTTCCGTCTGCTTCGACGAACAGGGACGTGCCCTCAGTGGCTCCTAAACTCAATATGCCGATAATGCTTTTGCAATCCACTTTTTTCTCACCAGATACCAGTTTTACATTCGCATCGAATTTTGCAGCAACTTTTGTCAACATGCTGGCAGGTCTTGCGTGTAATCCATTACCTGCACCTAATTTCACTTCTGATCTAACCATTTTACACCTCGTCCTCTATTTTATCCATATACGTTAGCAAATAATTCTCGGCATCGACATTCCATAAGCCATTCGTAGTCGCTACAAGCTCAGCTAAGCGCTTATATCGTTCATCTGAAGTACCCAGTTTTTCAAAGTCCACTATCGCAGTTAAAGGCATTTTTAGTCCCGTATAAATCAGGTTTTTTCCACCTTCTAAAAATGGCATATTGACAACTGCGTCCGGTGCGGCGTTTAAGCCTCCGATATGTGTAACCATGACAGCAGGGTTGATCTGTCCTTTTGCAGTCTTCACCAGTGATTCAATCATGTCGTCTGTATTACCACCGCTTGTACCAACTAAATGAGTCTGTTTATAATGCACATTGTAAAAATTGAACGGCGCGCTAAACTCAGTATCTGTCGGTCCTGCGAAGAAGTTTAAGCATCCATCTTGTCTTAACAGTTTATCGCCAGTTTCAATAAGTGGGGCGATTGGAGCATAGACGAATACATCATCATATCCCTCTTCGTCAGTTAGACCCATCAAATGAGAATACGTATCTACTTTACTGCCATCCACATAGATCAACTTGACCCCTTGCTTCTTTGCATAATCGACAGTAAGGATTTCAGAAGCTCTATTCAGTCGATCCTCGCTGATATCCACAACGACCAAAAGTGAAGGACGTTTTTCTTGATTTAAAATGTAATCGATCGCACCAAGTCCCATTGGACCCGCACCTGCGAGTATTGCCATATTTCCTTGATCTACAATTCCCATATAGTGCTTATAATCACCGAATTTTGTATGATAATGAGCATTATAGGCACCAATGATACAACTCATCGGCTCAGCAAGAGATGCATTGAAAAAGCCTTTACCGTCGTACTTTAACAGACACCCTAGCTCCATTACTTCGTTTGGTATAATCGTTTTTGTCATATTTCCGCCAAAAAACTCATAGGAATACCCGGGCGAATCCGGTTTGCCTTGCCAGTTTAGCGCAGGCTGAATAGAATATAAGTCGCCTTCTTTAAACTGATGCGCCCACTTCGATCCGACCTTTAGAATTTTGCCTGTAAATTCATGACCTGTAACAATTGGATTTGTACTGATATTATTAGGAACTCTGCGATGACCTTCGGCAAGCTTTGCAGCCTTGTACGTAGACATGCATAAACTGTTTGTGATGACCGACGCTAAGATTTCATCTTCTTTAATCTCTGGTAGTTCAAAAGTATCCATCGTGACCTTCAAGGGTCCATGTAGCCTTACACCTTTAACCTTCATATTTCCTCCCTATAATACACTAATCTTCACTTGCTTCTTCAAGTCGTATATCGTATCGAAATCCGGTGATTTAGTACCTTCGACCATTACCTTCGCTGCAGATGTCGCTATTGCCAGCCGAATTGTTTCTTCTATGGGCAAGTTCTTATCCCGTCCGTAGCAGATCGCGGCTAACATGGCATCACCAGCGCCAACTGTGCCTTTAACCGAAACTTTAAGCCCATGAGCCCTATAGACGCAGTTATTCGTGATGAACAGAGCTCCCTCAGCGCCCATCGACACCGCAATCAGTTCGGTTCCGAAAGCCAGCAGTTCTTTTGCCGCTTGAACGACCTCGTCTTCAGTGTCGAGTTTCCTTCCAACATAAAGTTCGAGTTCGTGGATATTTGGTTTAATGATTTTGGGTCCGCTTTTCAGACCATGTTCAAACGCTTCACCATCAGCATCTAAAACGGCCACCGCACCAATTGCCTGGATATCACTGATCAACTCCTGATAGATTGTAACAGGAACCCCTGGGGGCAAGCTTCCCGTCAGTACGACAAGCGACTGGGAAGACAAGTAGTTAAAGACCTGTTTTCTAAAAAGAGCAAGCTGATCTTCACTCACATAAGCACCTGTCTGGTTGATGTCGGTATACGTCTTAGAGTCAGGGTCTACAATCTTTAGGTTGGTCCTTGTCGGTTCACTGGTTTCGATTGCAATGCAACTGATTTTTTCCTCAACAAGACTTTTTTTTATATAGTCACCTGTATCGCCACCAAGAAAAGCGAATACTTTTGTGCGACCGCCTAACCCCTTTACCACTTTCGAAACATTAATTCCCTTTCCAGCAGCATCATACCTTGACTCCGTGATCCTGTTGACATGATTCACCTTGAAATCAGGAATACTTACAGTATGATCAATTGCCGGATTCATCGTCAGTGTAATTATCATTCTGTCCTCCTACGCAAATACAGAAAATCGATTTAAAATCTCTTGAGCCGATGCGGTATTGATGAGCATCGCCAACGTCTCTTCATTACTGATGGATTCTGCAATATTGGAAAGGATCATCATATGCTCATCACCGATTGCTGCGATACCGATGACTAGATGCGCGACGTTGCCATCACCAAAATCAATTCCGTCAGGGTACTGAAGAATCACAAGACCTGTTTGATTAACAAAATGTTTTGTTTCATTTGTACCATGTGGAATAGCCACGCTTGAACCGATATAGGTAGTTGTCACTTCTTCTCTGTTCAACATTCCTGTGATATAGTCGGACTTTGCATACCCGAGATCGACCAGTAGGT
It includes:
- the pfkB gene encoding 1-phosphofructokinase, giving the protein MIITLTMNPAIDHTVSIPDFKVNHVNRITESRYDAAGKGINVSKVVKGLGGRTKVFAFLGGDTGDYIKKSLVEEKISCIAIETSEPTRTNLKIVDPDSKTYTDINQTGAYVSEDQLALFRKQVFNYLSSQSLVVLTGSLPPGVPVTIYQELISDIQAIGAVAVLDADGEAFEHGLKSGPKIIKPNIHELELYVGRKLDTEDEVVQAAKELLAFGTELIAVSMGAEGALFITNNCVYRAHGLKVSVKGTVGAGDAMLAAICYGRDKNLPIEETIRLAIATSAAKVMVEGTKSPDFDTIYDLKKQVKISVL